The following coding sequences are from one Mycolicibacterium aichiense window:
- a CDS encoding aldehyde dehydrogenase family protein produces the protein MTLQSVLDEIGQRPGSGDLIQIINPVTEEPIAEFTDGGAEAVHEAVDRARASFDSGVWSQLPGNERAKVLWRVADLIDEHTADLAEIDSFNTGMPYMQANMITSTCAEMFRYYAGWCTKLNGIAHDVQQTGGITGAFSNMHAYTLKEPYGVVGLIFPWNGPIFNFCAKLAPSLAAGCSSVVKPAEETPLSALLLVRILQQAGVPDGVVNLVTGYGHTAGAALAEHPGVDKIAFTGSTKIGKRIVQASAGNLKRVTLELGGKSPVLIYDDADLGMATMMASMGIFIHSGQGCICGSRIFAHHKVYDQVVDSVAAMANTVQVGGPTDENALIGPLISEKQLSRVMGYIDEGKRDGVEVVTGGHRLDRRGYFVHPTVLTDVDPGMRLYQQEIFGPVVAVLPFDDDDEVVAQANNSEYGLAATVWTKDISRAHSLAKRIQSGTVTLNCQMVFDHSMPFGGYKQSGWGYEWGRAGIESYLQTKTVYAQL, from the coding sequence ATGACCTTGCAGTCCGTACTCGACGAGATCGGGCAGCGCCCCGGCTCCGGCGATCTGATCCAGATCATCAATCCGGTCACCGAGGAACCGATCGCCGAGTTCACCGACGGCGGTGCCGAAGCGGTCCACGAGGCGGTCGACCGTGCCAGGGCCAGCTTCGACTCCGGCGTGTGGTCTCAGCTGCCCGGCAATGAGCGCGCGAAAGTGCTGTGGCGGGTTGCCGACCTGATCGACGAGCACACCGCCGACCTGGCCGAGATCGACTCGTTCAACACCGGCATGCCGTACATGCAGGCGAACATGATCACCTCGACGTGTGCCGAGATGTTCCGCTACTACGCCGGTTGGTGTACCAAGCTAAACGGGATCGCCCACGACGTGCAGCAGACCGGTGGCATCACCGGTGCGTTCTCGAACATGCACGCCTACACGCTCAAAGAGCCCTATGGTGTGGTGGGGCTGATCTTCCCGTGGAACGGACCGATCTTCAATTTCTGCGCCAAGCTCGCCCCGTCGCTGGCCGCCGGCTGCAGCAGTGTGGTGAAACCCGCTGAAGAGACACCTCTTTCGGCACTGCTTCTGGTCCGGATCCTGCAGCAGGCCGGCGTCCCTGACGGGGTGGTCAACCTCGTTACCGGGTACGGGCACACGGCCGGTGCGGCCCTGGCCGAACATCCCGGCGTCGACAAGATCGCGTTCACGGGATCGACGAAAATCGGCAAGCGGATCGTGCAAGCCTCGGCCGGCAACCTCAAGCGGGTGACCCTTGAGCTCGGCGGGAAATCGCCGGTGCTGATCTACGACGATGCCGATCTGGGCATGGCCACCATGATGGCGTCGATGGGCATCTTCATCCACTCTGGGCAGGGATGTATCTGCGGCTCAAGGATTTTCGCTCACCACAAGGTCTACGACCAGGTCGTCGATTCGGTGGCCGCCATGGCCAACACGGTGCAGGTCGGCGGTCCGACGGATGAGAACGCCCTGATCGGACCGCTGATCAGCGAGAAGCAGCTGAGTCGCGTGATGGGCTATATCGACGAAGGGAAGCGTGACGGAGTCGAGGTGGTGACCGGGGGGCACCGCCTCGACCGACGCGGCTACTTCGTACATCCCACGGTGCTCACCGACGTCGACCCCGGCATGCGGTTGTATCAGCAGGAGATCTTCGGGCCGGTCGTCGCGGTCCTGCCGTTCGACGACGATGACGAGGTCGTCGCGCAGGCCAACAACTCCGAGTACGGTCTCGCGGCCACCGTATGGACCAAGGACATCTCGCGGGCACACTCGCTGGCCAAGCGAATCCAGTCCGGCACCGTCACGCTGAACTGCCAGATGGTGTTTGACCACTCGATGCCGTTCGGCGGCTACAAGCAATCTGGCTGGGGCTACGAGTGGGGTCGCGCGGGCATTGAGAGCTACCTGCAGACCAAGACCGTATACGCGCAGCTGTAA
- a CDS encoding Ig-like domain-containing protein: MIDRSTLTRSRRHAMSDAISRHNPLFVSVPSGERREFTQHRSAARAAVKFGGYGSMAVAVWLFGALAAGYGVASADTGPDSASGTSSASASTSDSSGGGESTSAHTGRKSTGSAKPRMSRGKSPAGQVTSSGGSRFSTSAATPEAPAAAITSTPTRTVAAKTPSAILAAVTEPKTVAQPTGSVTDTSSASAAQAVTGTAHPALVVHPTAVATNATPSAAAPAGPIGFLNHVITSLLNPFLNPPPQTPGPVVPLVWAVLGAVRRDLFNQAPTIGDPTTTVQTGQTVTGNINATDVEGDALKYTVTQGPKYGTLMIDQATGNYTYRPDDINYNAAQTDSFTVTVSDGKFNILTPLSSHSAQAAEGVTVLNPTVQRAILAMPAGVTKPVNPRYSEDGQSIFFAAVPAGATRQEIYQINIDGTNATCLTCGVSPSVTANLGKPVPFTDGSGRVVVLVDSGAQSGPTYSVLQQGDNGTELIPIVTPPGAPGVISINAQRELRISPDGQHVLFSRIMLNGATGVLQIVPVVGGLNYNATTNTYAVTDARVVFPTGEGKQWTPDGNGVVILGGAYEQGNADDIVVDLATGNITRVTASLDYDEDLDYSPSQQWIAIGSTRGLNALTPMTRIVRQSLLPVYVAAPVYGYYATPVNVSNQEWAVQVGDELNRENGIPLFDTGDGWAARSMPSWNTDGTAVTFWESSVSDPTQSRLVIANLKYTTSVGQRAADVTTPDSSSWAPALGTYHPSTTPLDPVGTYAGKNGGTAVVTEAPDPNNADKTIRTVTYTNYVNEDGMILNGTESADYLPNQSSVHYLADITVTGAHTGYLHADATINAFQQTLTGYIVSNVDGDIEGLPDPAKATDAQQSA; this comes from the coding sequence TTGATCGATCGATCAACACTCACCCGGTCTCGGAGGCACGCCATGTCCGACGCAATTAGCCGCCACAACCCGCTGTTCGTCTCGGTCCCTTCTGGGGAGCGCCGCGAATTCACACAACACCGCAGTGCCGCACGCGCGGCCGTGAAGTTCGGCGGGTACGGCAGCATGGCTGTGGCGGTCTGGCTGTTTGGTGCCTTGGCCGCAGGCTATGGAGTCGCATCCGCAGATACCGGGCCTGACTCTGCCAGCGGAACATCGTCCGCGTCCGCATCCACTTCCGATTCGTCGGGCGGCGGTGAGTCGACATCGGCGCACACCGGGCGCAAGTCGACCGGCAGCGCGAAGCCGCGTATGTCACGCGGAAAGTCGCCGGCTGGTCAGGTGACCAGCAGCGGTGGGTCAAGGTTCAGCACGTCCGCCGCGACACCCGAGGCGCCGGCGGCAGCCATCACCTCAACGCCGACGCGTACCGTCGCCGCGAAAACGCCGTCGGCGATTCTCGCCGCGGTCACCGAACCGAAGACCGTGGCCCAGCCGACCGGGTCAGTCACCGACACCAGCTCGGCCAGCGCCGCGCAGGCAGTGACCGGCACCGCTCACCCGGCGCTTGTGGTCCACCCGACCGCCGTCGCTACCAACGCGACACCGAGCGCAGCGGCCCCCGCGGGGCCGATCGGCTTCCTCAACCACGTCATCACCTCACTGCTCAACCCGTTCCTGAACCCGCCGCCGCAAACCCCGGGACCGGTGGTGCCGCTGGTGTGGGCAGTGCTGGGCGCGGTACGGCGCGACCTTTTCAATCAGGCGCCGACGATCGGCGACCCGACCACGACCGTGCAGACCGGGCAGACCGTGACCGGAAATATCAACGCCACCGACGTCGAAGGTGACGCCCTCAAGTACACCGTCACTCAAGGGCCGAAGTATGGCACCCTGATGATCGACCAGGCCACCGGCAACTACACTTACAGGCCGGACGACATCAATTACAATGCCGCGCAAACAGATTCGTTCACGGTGACGGTGTCCGACGGCAAGTTCAACATCCTGACCCCGCTCAGCTCGCATAGCGCCCAGGCCGCCGAGGGCGTCACGGTGCTCAATCCCACCGTCCAGCGGGCCATTCTGGCCATGCCCGCCGGCGTGACCAAACCCGTCAACCCGCGCTACTCCGAAGACGGCCAGTCCATCTTCTTCGCAGCTGTCCCGGCCGGGGCGACCCGTCAGGAGATCTACCAGATCAACATCGACGGTACGAACGCGACCTGCCTCACCTGTGGCGTTTCCCCAAGTGTGACCGCGAACCTGGGCAAGCCGGTGCCGTTCACCGATGGCTCCGGCCGCGTTGTAGTCCTCGTCGACAGCGGTGCGCAGTCGGGGCCGACGTATTCCGTTCTGCAACAGGGTGACAATGGGACCGAGTTGATCCCGATCGTCACTCCGCCGGGAGCGCCCGGTGTCATCTCCATCAATGCCCAACGGGAGTTGCGGATTTCACCGGACGGGCAGCACGTGCTGTTCAGCCGGATCATGCTCAACGGCGCAACGGGTGTGCTGCAGATCGTTCCGGTCGTCGGCGGCCTGAACTACAACGCCACCACCAACACCTACGCCGTCACCGATGCGCGGGTGGTGTTCCCGACCGGCGAGGGCAAACAGTGGACGCCCGATGGCAACGGTGTGGTCATCCTCGGCGGCGCCTACGAACAGGGCAACGCCGACGACATCGTCGTCGACCTGGCTACCGGCAACATCACCCGGGTGACCGCCAGCCTCGACTACGACGAGGACCTGGACTATTCGCCTAGCCAGCAGTGGATCGCCATCGGCAGCACGCGCGGCCTGAACGCGTTGACGCCGATGACCAGAATCGTTCGGCAGAGCCTGCTGCCGGTGTATGTGGCGGCGCCGGTGTACGGCTACTACGCGACCCCGGTCAACGTCTCGAACCAGGAGTGGGCAGTCCAGGTCGGCGATGAACTTAACCGGGAGAACGGAATTCCGCTGTTCGACACCGGTGACGGATGGGCCGCCCGCAGCATGCCCAGTTGGAACACCGATGGAACGGCGGTCACGTTCTGGGAGTCGAGCGTCTCCGACCCGACGCAGTCGCGGCTGGTGATCGCAAACTTGAAGTACACCACCAGCGTTGGACAACGGGCGGCCGACGTGACCACCCCGGATTCGTCATCGTGGGCGCCGGCACTGGGCACCTACCATCCCAGCACCACTCCGCTGGATCCGGTCGGAACCTACGCCGGCAAGAACGGCGGCACCGCGGTGGTCACCGAAGCCCCGGATCCGAACAACGCGGACAAGACGATCCGCACGGTCACATATACGAATTACGTGAACGAGGACGGGATGATCCTCAACGGCACCGAGTCAGCCGACTACCTACCGAACCAGTCGTCCGTTCACTACCTGGCCGACATCACAGTGACCGGCGCGCACACCGGCTACCTGCATGCCGATGCGACGATCAACGCCTTCCAGCAGACGCTGACAGGCTACATCGTGTCCAACGTCGACGGTGACATCGAGGGCCTGCCGGATCCGGCCAAGGCGACCGACGCGCAGCAGAGCGCCTAG
- a CDS encoding MarR family winged helix-turn-helix transcriptional regulator, whose protein sequence is MSTPRSKVLFEVDRCGPVRLTDLARTVGITQGTASTLADALVREGLIERCADDSDRRVTLLQTTPAGRRQAQSWAGAYTAAAEELFGILSGEEQLALTELLQRLADSIDG, encoded by the coding sequence GTGTCCACCCCCCGATCCAAGGTCCTGTTCGAGGTGGATCGCTGCGGCCCAGTCCGGCTCACCGACCTGGCGCGCACCGTCGGCATCACCCAGGGCACCGCCTCCACCCTGGCCGACGCACTCGTCCGGGAGGGCTTGATCGAACGCTGCGCCGACGACTCCGACCGCCGGGTGACCCTGCTGCAGACCACACCCGCCGGAAGGCGGCAGGCGCAGAGCTGGGCCGGCGCGTATACCGCCGCGGCCGAGGAACTGTTCGGAATCCTCTCCGGCGAGGAGCAGCTGGCGCTCACCGAACTGCTGCAGCGTCTGGCCGACTCGATCGACGGCTGA
- a CDS encoding cytochrome P450, whose translation MTDLAAADYFSDQAIAQDPYEYLDYIRAQNPVFREPNYGVVAVTGYDEAVAAFKDYETFSAVNAIGGPFPPLPFVPEGDDISEQIDAHRHLFPINEMMVVMDPPEHTRARSLLSRLLTPARLKENEDFMWELADRQLDEFIGNGTCELLAEYSKPFATLVIADLLGVPDDDRAEFRASLGAGKEPGSAVGALDHTPVALNPLEWLDGKFTGYINERRQHPREDVLNSLAAATYPDGTTPDVVDVVRAATFLFAAGQETVVKLLSASTRVLAERPDLQDKLRADRSLIGNFIEESLRIESPTKVDFRLARKTTTLGGVDIKAGTVLMLCLGAANRDPRKFEHPDEFHLDRKNVREHITFGRGIHTCAGAPLARVEAKVTLNRLLDRMTDIAIDETQHGPAGARRYSYEPTFLLRGLSELHLTFTPVA comes from the coding sequence ATGACCGATTTGGCAGCTGCCGACTACTTCTCCGACCAGGCCATCGCCCAGGATCCCTACGAGTACCTGGACTACATCCGTGCGCAGAATCCGGTGTTCCGCGAGCCCAATTACGGGGTCGTGGCCGTCACCGGATACGACGAGGCAGTCGCGGCATTCAAGGACTACGAGACGTTCTCGGCGGTGAACGCCATCGGCGGTCCGTTCCCGCCGCTGCCGTTCGTTCCCGAGGGCGACGACATCTCCGAGCAGATCGATGCCCACCGGCACCTGTTCCCCATCAACGAGATGATGGTCGTGATGGATCCGCCGGAGCACACCCGGGCCCGCTCGCTGCTCAGTCGCCTGCTGACCCCGGCGCGGCTGAAGGAGAACGAAGACTTCATGTGGGAACTGGCCGATCGCCAGCTCGACGAGTTCATCGGCAACGGGACGTGTGAGCTATTGGCCGAGTACAGCAAGCCTTTCGCCACACTGGTGATCGCGGATCTGCTGGGTGTCCCGGACGATGACCGCGCGGAATTCCGGGCGAGTCTCGGCGCGGGCAAGGAGCCCGGAAGTGCGGTCGGCGCACTGGATCACACGCCCGTCGCGTTGAACCCGCTGGAGTGGCTGGACGGAAAGTTCACCGGCTACATCAACGAGCGCCGTCAGCATCCGCGCGAAGACGTGCTGAATTCGCTTGCCGCAGCGACCTACCCGGACGGCACGACGCCCGACGTCGTCGACGTGGTGCGCGCGGCGACATTCCTGTTCGCCGCCGGACAGGAGACCGTCGTCAAGCTGCTCAGCGCGTCGACCCGAGTGCTGGCCGAGCGCCCCGACCTCCAGGACAAGCTGCGCGCCGACCGCAGCCTGATCGGCAACTTCATCGAGGAATCGCTGCGTATCGAGAGCCCCACCAAGGTTGACTTCCGGCTGGCCCGCAAGACCACCACCCTGGGCGGCGTGGACATCAAGGCCGGGACCGTGCTGATGCTCTGCCTGGGTGCGGCCAACCGCGACCCGCGAAAGTTCGAGCACCCCGACGAGTTCCACCTTGACCGCAAGAATGTCCGCGAGCACATCACGTTCGGCCGGGGCATCCACACCTGTGCCGGGGCGCCGCTGGCCCGCGTCGAGGCGAAGGTGACGCTCAACCGGCTCCTGGATCGCATGACCGACATCGCCATCGACGAGACGCAGCACGGGCCTGCCGGCGCCCGTCGCTACAGCTATGAGCCGACGTTCTTGCTGCGCGGCCTGAGCGAACTGCATCTGACCTTCACGCCCGTCGCCTGA
- a CDS encoding molybdopterin-dependent oxidoreductase: MSRQKSDQADGVVRRVTCPLCEAMCGLRVTVDGDRVTDIRGNPDDVWSAGHICPKGTVLGQLHEDPDRLRSPMVRRPDGTHVAVSWEEAFAETERVLRPVLDSDGARAVTVYVGNPVAHNLGLSSYIGALVGMGAAAGMGAYYSPGTVDQWPLNVVGTLLFGGMWNAPIPDLARTDHLVVIGANPAASQGSMLSAPDVVGHLSAIRKRGGRVVVIDPRRTETAQRATDWVPIRPGTDALVLFAVLRTLATDGLLRAHPHLDGRVQGLDEVIAMADPFTPEAVEGPSGIPADTIRALAHDLASASNPVLYSRIGACTQEFGTLATWLVFVLNTALGAVDRRGGAVFPTPAVYSPMFMKPPDQPGPRWEFGRFASRVRGVGEVLGQFPVSCLAEEILTPGDGRIRAMISVAGNPAISAPAAGRLDEALASLDALVCVDNWLNETTRHAHVIFPGLSPLERPHADDLYWIYAVASCLKWSEPLFAPDPSRPLEWEVLLRLSAALLGTPMTDVDVPAMDDLYTGGLVATMCTQPGTPLSGRDPVEVMGMLKGQGPERIYDLYIRLGPWGDGLGANPDGLTLDEVRMHPDGLRLGELEGGRLDSAVTTPSGTIELLHDLFVDDVPRLRARMDRADDSLLLTSRRHLRSNNSWLHNVPALMRGRDRCTLMMHPDDARRVGVGDGELAEVSTSEGKVAVPVEVSDDMMPGVVSLPHGWGHGLPGSRLGIANEHPGVNSNLLNPPDLLDVPSNTQVVNGVPCQVRATV; this comes from the coding sequence GTGTCCAGACAGAAGTCGGATCAGGCTGACGGCGTAGTCCGCCGCGTGACGTGTCCGCTGTGCGAAGCCATGTGCGGCCTGCGGGTCACCGTCGACGGCGACCGGGTCACCGATATCCGCGGCAACCCCGACGACGTGTGGTCGGCCGGGCACATCTGCCCCAAAGGCACGGTTCTCGGGCAGCTGCACGAGGACCCGGACCGGCTGCGCTCGCCGATGGTCAGGCGGCCGGACGGAACCCACGTCGCCGTCTCCTGGGAGGAGGCGTTCGCCGAAACGGAGCGGGTGCTGCGACCGGTGCTGGACAGCGACGGTGCGCGGGCGGTCACCGTGTACGTCGGCAACCCGGTGGCGCACAACCTGGGTTTGAGCTCCTACATCGGCGCCCTCGTCGGGATGGGCGCAGCGGCCGGGATGGGCGCGTACTACTCGCCGGGCACGGTCGACCAGTGGCCGCTGAACGTCGTCGGCACCCTGCTCTTCGGCGGGATGTGGAACGCGCCGATCCCGGACCTGGCCCGCACCGACCACCTCGTCGTCATCGGTGCCAATCCCGCGGCCTCGCAGGGATCGATGCTCTCGGCGCCGGACGTCGTCGGTCATCTGAGCGCTATCCGTAAGCGCGGTGGTCGGGTGGTGGTCATCGACCCTCGCCGCACCGAGACCGCGCAGCGCGCCACCGACTGGGTGCCGATCCGTCCTGGCACCGACGCGCTGGTGCTCTTCGCGGTGCTGCGGACGCTGGCCACCGACGGATTGCTGCGCGCCCATCCGCATCTCGACGGCCGGGTGCAGGGCCTCGACGAGGTGATCGCCATGGCCGACCCGTTCACCCCGGAAGCCGTTGAAGGGCCGAGCGGAATCCCGGCCGACACGATCCGTGCGCTCGCACACGATCTGGCATCGGCGTCGAATCCCGTGCTGTACAGCCGGATCGGGGCGTGCACCCAGGAGTTCGGCACCTTGGCCACCTGGCTGGTGTTCGTGCTGAACACCGCACTCGGTGCGGTCGACCGGCGCGGGGGAGCGGTGTTCCCCACCCCGGCGGTGTACTCGCCGATGTTCATGAAGCCGCCCGATCAGCCCGGCCCACGCTGGGAATTCGGCCGCTTCGCCTCGCGTGTGCGCGGGGTCGGGGAGGTGCTCGGCCAATTCCCGGTGAGCTGCCTGGCCGAGGAGATCCTCACCCCGGGCGACGGCCGTATCCGCGCCATGATCTCGGTCGCGGGCAACCCGGCGATCTCGGCGCCGGCAGCCGGGCGGCTCGACGAGGCGCTGGCGTCCCTGGATGCCCTTGTCTGCGTCGACAACTGGCTCAACGAGACCACCAGGCATGCCCACGTCATCTTTCCTGGACTCTCGCCGCTGGAGCGCCCGCACGCCGACGATCTGTACTGGATCTACGCCGTCGCCTCCTGCCTGAAGTGGTCGGAGCCGCTGTTTGCGCCGGATCCTTCTCGGCCACTGGAATGGGAAGTGCTGCTGCGTCTTTCGGCCGCACTGCTGGGCACCCCGATGACCGACGTCGACGTCCCGGCGATGGACGACCTCTACACCGGGGGACTGGTCGCCACCATGTGCACCCAGCCGGGCACTCCGCTGAGCGGACGCGACCCTGTCGAGGTGATGGGCATGCTGAAAGGCCAAGGGCCCGAACGTATATACGATCTCTACATCCGACTCGGTCCCTGGGGCGACGGTCTTGGCGCCAACCCCGACGGCCTGACCCTCGATGAGGTGCGCATGCACCCCGACGGCCTGCGACTCGGCGAACTGGAGGGCGGCCGGCTCGATTCGGCCGTCACCACGCCGTCCGGGACCATCGAGTTGCTGCACGACCTGTTCGTCGACGACGTTCCCCGGTTGCGGGCGCGCATGGACCGCGCCGACGATTCGCTGCTGCTGACCAGTCGGCGGCATCTGCGGTCGAACAACTCGTGGCTGCACAACGTGCCTGCGCTGATGCGAGGGCGAGACCGATGCACGCTGATGATGCACCCGGACGATGCCCGCCGCGTCGGGGTCGGCGACGGCGAGCTGGCCGAGGTCAGCACATCGGAAGGGAAAGTGGCTGTGCCCGTTGAGGTCAGCGACGACATGATGCCCGGGGTGGTGTCACTGCCGCACGGCTGGGGACACGGGCTGCCGGGCAGCCGGCTCGGCATCGCCAACGAACATCCCGGCGTGAACTCCAACCTGCTCAACCCGCCTGATCTGCTCGACGTCCCCAGCAACACTCAGGTGGTCAACGGGGTGCCGTGTCAGGTGCGGGCAACGGTTTGA
- a CDS encoding FMN-binding negative transcriptional regulator: protein MLIHPWDAALDDAEWRDWLASTDRFGVLAVNNVDPAQAPVLVPTHFTVAGAELLIHLARPNPVWPHLEAAAEVRVAVIGDYAYIPTYWRAKAGGPDEDGVPTSYYASVQFICRPTIIDDPHGKVEILRSQLADFQPEGRHAEVAEAQDPYGRMLPGIRGVRLAIERVEAKFKYDDGNPVEHRERVIGRLEDRDRGLDAGAAAQQRRRLAVIGDWRARRADL from the coding sequence ATGCTGATCCATCCCTGGGATGCCGCGCTGGACGACGCCGAATGGCGGGACTGGTTGGCATCGACCGACCGATTCGGAGTCCTCGCGGTCAACAACGTCGACCCCGCGCAGGCCCCCGTGCTGGTGCCCACCCATTTCACGGTGGCCGGTGCGGAGCTGCTGATCCACCTGGCGCGCCCCAATCCGGTCTGGCCGCATCTGGAAGCAGCCGCCGAGGTGCGAGTCGCGGTGATCGGCGACTACGCCTACATCCCGACCTACTGGCGTGCGAAGGCCGGCGGTCCCGACGAGGACGGGGTGCCGACCAGCTATTACGCCTCGGTCCAATTCATCTGTCGCCCAACGATCATCGATGATCCGCACGGCAAGGTCGAGATCCTCCGGTCTCAGCTGGCCGACTTTCAGCCCGAAGGCCGCCATGCCGAGGTGGCCGAAGCGCAGGACCCGTACGGCCGGATGCTGCCCGGCATCCGCGGCGTGCGACTCGCGATCGAGCGCGTGGAGGCCAAGTTCAAGTACGACGACGGCAACCCCGTCGAGCATCGAGAGCGGGTGATCGGCCGGCTCGAGGACCGCGACCGCGGTCTGGACGCCGGTGCTGCCGCCCAGCAGCGGCGGCGGCTGGCGGTGATCGGCGACTGGCGGGCTCGCCGGGCTGACCTCTGA
- a CDS encoding ferredoxin, which yields MTAARWRVQVDRNLCEGHALCVELAPAVFDVDSSDLASCLESPADEMREQVEAAVAACPRQAISIVKGTQE from the coding sequence ATGACCGCGGCTCGTTGGCGCGTGCAGGTAGACCGGAACCTGTGCGAAGGGCATGCGTTATGCGTCGAACTCGCCCCCGCCGTCTTCGACGTCGATTCCAGCGATCTGGCCAGCTGCCTGGAGTCGCCCGCAGACGAGATGCGCGAGCAGGTCGAGGCCGCCGTGGCCGCGTGCCCGCGCCAAGCCATCAGCATCGTGAAAGGCACCCAGGAATGA
- a CDS encoding TetR/AcrR family transcriptional regulator: protein MASTPKSKDKDAGARERLMEATAQIMREEGYAAATSRRVAARAGVRSALVYYYFPTMDDLFVAVLQAGSEASLARMRQAITADEPLRTLWEINTDPRWTSLYTEFVALANHRKVISAELKSYAERVRDIETAAATVALRAHRVNLTEFPPVAISMLVAQTARSLGNESAIGMTQGHKELRELVERFLDKVASTEQAQAT, encoded by the coding sequence ATGGCGTCGACACCGAAGAGCAAGGACAAAGATGCCGGTGCGCGTGAACGTTTGATGGAGGCGACCGCTCAAATCATGCGAGAGGAGGGCTACGCCGCCGCCACGTCGCGGCGGGTGGCCGCGCGTGCCGGCGTGAGATCCGCCCTGGTGTACTACTACTTCCCGACCATGGACGACCTGTTCGTCGCCGTGCTGCAAGCGGGTTCGGAAGCCTCGCTGGCCAGGATGCGCCAGGCGATCACCGCCGACGAACCGCTGCGAACATTGTGGGAAATCAACACCGACCCGCGCTGGACAAGTCTGTACACCGAGTTCGTTGCGCTGGCCAATCACCGCAAGGTGATCAGCGCGGAACTGAAGTCTTACGCCGAACGGGTGCGCGATATCGAAACTGCCGCGGCGACAGTCGCTCTGCGGGCGCATCGTGTCAACCTGACCGAGTTTCCCCCCGTCGCGATCTCGATGCTCGTTGCCCAGACTGCACGCAGCCTGGGCAACGAGAGCGCGATCGGGATGACGCAGGGCCACAAGGAGCTACGCGAACTGGTGGAACGCTTCCTCGACAAGGTCGCCTCTACCGAGCAGGCGCAAGCTACTTGA
- a CDS encoding mycofactocin-coupled SDR family oxidoreductase, with protein sequence MAGRVEDKVAFITGAARGQGRSHAVRLAEEGADIIAIDVCKRISSNEDIPAPTPEDLAETADLVKNLNRRVVTAEVDVRDYAAVKAAVDGGVEQLGRLDIIVANAGIGNGGQTLDLTSEADWNDMIDVNLSGVWKSVKAAVPHLISAGRGGSIILTSSVGGLKAYPHTGHYIAAKHGVVGLMRTFAVELGHHSIRVNSVHPTNVNTPLFMNEGTMKLFRPDLENPGPDDMAVVAQMMHVLPIGWVEPVDISNAVLFLASDESRFVTGLPMTVDGGSMLK encoded by the coding sequence ATGGCTGGAAGAGTTGAGGACAAGGTCGCTTTCATCACCGGAGCGGCCCGCGGTCAAGGCCGCAGTCATGCGGTCCGGTTGGCGGAGGAGGGTGCCGACATCATCGCGATCGATGTGTGCAAGCGCATCAGCAGCAATGAGGACATCCCGGCGCCGACGCCGGAAGACCTGGCCGAGACCGCCGATCTGGTGAAGAACCTCAACCGCAGAGTCGTGACCGCAGAGGTCGACGTTCGCGACTACGCCGCCGTGAAGGCGGCCGTCGACGGTGGTGTCGAGCAGCTGGGCCGCCTCGACATCATCGTGGCCAACGCCGGTATCGGTAACGGTGGCCAGACGCTGGACCTCACCAGCGAGGCCGACTGGAACGACATGATCGACGTCAACCTCTCCGGTGTGTGGAAGAGCGTGAAAGCGGCTGTGCCGCATCTGATCTCGGCTGGCCGCGGTGGCTCCATCATCCTGACCAGCTCAGTCGGCGGTCTGAAGGCTTACCCGCACACAGGCCACTACATCGCGGCCAAGCACGGCGTGGTGGGCCTGATGCGCACGTTCGCCGTCGAGTTGGGTCACCACTCCATCCGGGTGAACTCGGTGCATCCGACCAACGTGAACACCCCATTGTTCATGAACGAGGGCACCATGAAGTTGTTCCGTCCGGACCTGGAGAACCCAGGCCCCGACGACATGGCGGTGGTGGCTCAGATGATGCACGTGTTGCCGATCGGCTGGGTCGAGCCGGTCGACATCAGTAATGCGGTGCTGTTTTTGGCTTCTGACGAATCCCGCTTCGTGACCGGCCTGCCGATGACCGTCGACGGCGGAAGCATGCTCAAGTAG